The Amycolatopsis tolypomycina genomic interval GACTCCTCGGTGCCGGGAACGCCCAGTGTAGAGCGGGCGCAAGCCGTTCACCGGGCGGAACGGACCGGTCACGCCCAGGCCGGGAGCCGGGGCACGGCGCCGTCGAGGGCCGCGCCGTCGGAGCGCCCGCTGAGCCAGGCGAGCAGCGCCCCGGCCGACCCGCGGACGGTCGCCTTCGGAGCGGTGCCCATCGTCCACTCGAACCCGTCGGCGGCCAGGCGCAGGGCCGGCAGGTGGGCACCGCGCGAGACGACGGCGTGCTGCACGACGTCCTCGGTGAGCGGCCCGAGCAGCGCCAGCACGCGGTCGAGGTCGTAGCCCCGGTCGAGGTCGGCGAGGTGGATGGTGAGCTCGGACAGCCGCATCCGCGCCACGACGGCCCCGGTGACGGGCGCACCCTGGCGGTTGCGGGCTTCGCGCGCCCAGGCGTCGTCCGGCATCCCGGCGGCGTACTGCTCGAACCGCCCGGCGGCCGCGACGAAGTCGGCGAGCAGCGCACCGGCCGCTTGCCGCGAGCTGGTTTCGATGTCCTGCTCGCGCGCCTCGGCGCTGGGGTACATCGGGGTCTCGACACCGGTGTTCGCCCAGGTCAGCAGGTTGCGCAGACCATCGGCATTGCGGGCGACGTGCGCGAGCACGTGGGCACGCGACCAGCCGGGCAACGCACTGGGGGCGCGCAGTTCGGGTTCACCGAGGGCGCCGATGGCCAGCGCCCATTCGTCGTCGAGCTTCCGGATGCCGTCGAGCAGTGCGTGTGCCTTCTCGCATGCCGTCACGGCCCCGAGTCTAGGACCGCCGGAGGGCCGCCGGGGCGTCCGCGGGGACCGCCGGGTTCTTCGGCGCGATCGGCTCCAGCCGCACGTACGGCGCCTCCTGCGCCGGCCGCTGGTCCGGCTCGCCCTTGTTCGGCCAGAACGAAAACGCGCGCTCCGCCTGGGCCGTGATCGTCAGCGACGGGTTCACGCCCAGGTTGGCCGTGATCGCCGCGCCGTCCACCACCGACAGGCCCGGGTAGCCGAACACTCGGTGGTACGGGTCGATGACGCCCTCCTCCGCGCTGGCCCCGATCGGGACGCCGCCGATGAAGTGGGCCGTCAGGGGGATGTCGAAGATCTCGCCCCACGTGCCGCCCGCCATGCCGCCGATGCGCTCGGCCGTGCGCTCGTTCGCCTCGTGGCCGGCCGGGATGAAGCTCGGGTTCGGCTCGCCGTGGCCCTGCTTGGACGTGTACTTGCGCCGCCCGAAGAGGCCCCGTTTCGTGTACGTCGTGATCGAGTTGTCCAGGCTCTGCATCACCAGCAGGATCACCGTGCGCTCGCTCCAGCGGTAGCCGTTGAGCAGCTTCGCCGCCTGGACCGGGTGCTTGAGCATGAACGTGACGGCCTGCCGCCAGCGCGGCACCGGCGAGGCGCCGTCCGTCGCGATCGTCTGCAGCAGGCTCATCGCGTTGCTGCCCTTGCCGTACCGCACCGGCTCGATGTGGGTGTTCTCGTCCGGGTGGATCGACGACGTGATCGCGACGCCGCGGCTGAAGTTCCGGCTCTCGTCGACGTCGGTCCGGGCCGCGCCGATGATCGCTTCGGAGTTCGTGCGGGTCAGCTCGCCGAGCCGGCGCGAAAGCCGGGGCAGCGTGCCCGTGTCCTTCATCCTGTGCAGCAGGTTCTGGGTACCCCACGTCCCCGCCGCGAAGACGACCTTCTCGGCCGTGATCGTCGTCCGGAACTTCTTCGAAGTCGTCCCGGTCTTCTTGAGGCCGACTTCGTAGCCGCCGTCGACCGGCCGCACCGAGGTCACCGTCGTCAGCGGGATGACCTGCGCGCCGTCCTGCTCGGCGAGGTAGAGGTAGTTCTTGACCAGCGTGTTCTTCGCCCCGACACGGCAGCCCGTCATGCACGAGCCGCACTCCGTGCAGCCGACGCGCGAAGGGCCGGCGCCGCCGAAGTACGGGTCCGCCGCCTTCTCCCCCGGCTTGCCGAAGTAGACACCCACCGGCGTCGGGTGGAACGAATCGGCGACGCCCATGTCCTTCGCGACCTCGCGCATCACGACGTCCGACGGCGTGATCGTCGGGTTCGTGACGACGCCCAGCATCCGGCTCGCCTGGTCGTAGTGCGGCGCGAGCTCGGCTTCCCAGTCGGTGATGTGCGCCCACTGCCGGTCGCGGTAGAACGGCTTGAGCGGCCGGTACAGCGTGTTCGCGTAGACGAGCGAACCGCCGCCGACACCGGCGCCCGCCAGCACCATGACGTCGTTGAGCATGTGGATGCGCTGGATGCCGTAGCAGCCGACCTGCGGCGCCCACAGGTAGCGTTTGAGGTCCCACGACGTCTTCGCGAACTCGTCGTCGGCGAACCTGCGCCCGGCCTCGATGACGGCTACCC includes:
- a CDS encoding maleylpyruvate isomerase N-terminal domain-containing protein, yielding MTACEKAHALLDGIRKLDDEWALAIGALGEPELRAPSALPGWSRAHVLAHVARNADGLRNLLTWANTGVETPMYPSAEAREQDIETSSRQAAGALLADFVAAAGRFEQYAAGMPDDAWAREARNRQGAPVTGAVVARMRLSELTIHLADLDRGYDLDRVLALLGPLTEDVVQHAVVSRGAHLPALRLAADGFEWTMGTAPKATVRGSAGALLAWLSGRSDGAALDGAVPRLPAWA
- a CDS encoding GMC family oxidoreductase — its product is MTASNTTTSAGGPDYDVVVVGSGFGGSVAALRLTEKGYRVAVIEAGRRFADDEFAKTSWDLKRYLWAPQVGCYGIQRIHMLNDVMVLAGAGVGGGSLVYANTLYRPLKPFYRDRQWAHITDWEAELAPHYDQASRMLGVVTNPTITPSDVVMREVAKDMGVADSFHPTPVGVYFGKPGEKAADPYFGGAGPSRVGCTECGSCMTGCRVGAKNTLVKNYLYLAEQDGAQVIPLTTVTSVRPVDGGYEVGLKKTGTTSKKFRTTITAEKVVFAAGTWGTQNLLHRMKDTGTLPRLSRRLGELTRTNSEAIIGAARTDVDESRNFSRGVAITSSIHPDENTHIEPVRYGKGSNAMSLLQTIATDGASPVPRWRQAVTFMLKHPVQAAKLLNGYRWSERTVILLVMQSLDNSITTYTKRGLFGRRKYTSKQGHGEPNPSFIPAGHEANERTAERIGGMAGGTWGEIFDIPLTAHFIGGVPIGASAEEGVIDPYHRVFGYPGLSVVDGAAITANLGVNPSLTITAQAERAFSFWPNKGEPDQRPAQEAPYVRLEPIAPKNPAVPADAPAALRRS